From a region of the Equus przewalskii isolate Varuska chromosome 2, EquPr2, whole genome shotgun sequence genome:
- the LARP7 gene encoding la-related protein 7 isoform X1, with amino-acid sequence METESGNQEKAMEEESTEKKKDVEKKKRSRVKQVLADIAKQVDFWFGDANLHKDRFLREQIEKSRDGYVDISLLVSFNKMKKLTTDGKLIARALKSSAVVELDLEGTRIRRKKPLGERPKDEDERTVYVELLPKNVNHSWIERVFGKCGNVVYISIPHYKSTGDPKGFAFVEFETKEQAAKAIEFLNNPPEEAPRKPGVFPKTVKNKPIPALRVSEEKKKKKKKKGRVKKEDNVQTKESNMDTSKEAACKMKRSRTTSEGSEVEITEPQKPPSKKKKKREKAETSSLPSIRTGKRKRSSSEDAECLTPRAKVKKMAQKGDVQKEASEVSKENKDLEVSTEEEKDTGDIKDGSLLKAKRKHKKKHKERHKMGEEVIPLRVLSKSEWMDLKKEYLALQKASMASLKKTISQIKLESEMETDHGVPDKSGMKNGKTDSEAPCPQEKVPATGPQFVSGVIVKIVSTEPLPGRKQVKDTLAAVSEVVYVDLLEGDTECHARFKTPADAQAVIKAYTEMKKKQCWKLEILSGDHEQRYWQKILVDRQAKLNQPREKKRGTEKLITKAEKIRLEKTQQASKHIRFSEYD; translated from the exons ATGGAAACTGAAAGTGGAAATCAGGAAAAGGCAATGGAAGAagaaagcactgaaaagaaaaaagacgtAGAAAAAAAGAAACGGTCTCGAGTTAAACAGGTGCTTGCAGATATTGCTAAGCAAGTGGACTTCTGGTTTGGAGATGCAAATCTTCACAAGGATAGATTTCTTCGAGAGCAGATAGAAAAATCTAGAGATGGAT ACGTTGACATATCACTTCTTGTGTctttcaacaaaatgaaaaaattgactACTGATGGAAAGCTAATAGCCAGAGCCCTGAAAAGTTCAGCTGTTGTAGAG CTGGATTTAGAAGGCACCAGAATCAGGAGAAAGAAGCCTCTGGGTGAGAGACCGAAGGATGAGGATGAGCGCACAGTGTATGTG GAGTTGCTTCCCAAAAACGTTAATCACAGCTGGATTGAGAGAGTTTTTGGGAAATGTGGCAATGTTGTTTATATAAGTATACCACATTATAAGTCTACTGGAGATCCAAAGGGATTTGCCTTTGTggaatttgaaacaaaagaacaagcaGCAAAAGCTATTGAG tttcttaacaACCCACCAGAAGAAGCACCAAGAAAACCTGGTGTATTTCCTAAGACAGTGAAAAATAAGCCCATTCCTGCCCTTAGAGTATCAG aagaaaagaaaaagaaaaagaagaaaaaaggccgAGTGAAGAAGGAAGACAACGTGCAGACCAAGGAGTCAAATATGGACACAAGCAAGGAGGCCGCCTGTAAAATGAAAAGATCCAGGACCACATCTGAGGGCTCCGAAGTAGAGATTACTGAACCCCAAAAGCCACcctcaaagaagaagaaaaaacggGAAAAAGCTGAAACATCCAGCTTACCTTCAATCAgaacagggaagaggaagagaagtagcTCCGAAGATGCGGAATGCCTAACTCCCAgagcaaaagtaaagaaaatggcTCAGAAAGGTGACGTTCAAAAAGAAGCTTCAGaagtttccaaagaaaacaaag ATTTAGAAGTCTCtactgaagaggaaaaggatacTGGGGATATAAAAGATGGATCCCTcttaaaagcaaaaaggaagcaTAAGAAAAAGCATAAAGAGAGGCATAAGATGGGAGAAGAAGTTATACCACTAAGAGTGCTATCAAA GAGCGAATGGATGGATTTGAAAAAAGAGTATTTAGCATTGCAAAAAGCCAGCatggcttctttaaaaaaaacaatatccCAAATAAAATTGGAGTCAGAAATGGAAACAGACCATGGAGTACCTGATAAGTCtggaatgaaaaatggaaaaa CAGACAGTGAAGCGCCCTGTCCCCAGGAGAAGGTTCCTGCCACGGGACCGCAGTTTGTGAGCGGCGTCATCGTGAAGATCGTCAGCACGGAGCCTCTGCCTGGCAGGAAGCAAGTCAAG GATACTTTGGCCGCAGTCTCAGAAGTTGTTTATGTTGATTTGCTGGAAGGAGACACAGAATGCCATGCTAGGTTTAAAACTCCTGCGGACGCCCAAGCGGTAATAAAGGCGTATacggaaatgaaaaagaaacagtgcTGGAAGCTCGAGATCCTGTCTG gtgATCACGAACAGAGGTATTGGCAGAAGATCTTGGTAGATAGGCAGGCCAAACTTAATCAGCCTCGTGAAAAGAAAAGAGGCACTGAGAAG ttAATCACCAAAGCTGAAAAGATTAGACTCGAAAAGACTCAACAAGCAAGTAAACACATTAGGTTTTCTGAATATGATTGA
- the LARP7 gene encoding la-related protein 7 isoform X2, with protein sequence METESGNQEKAMEEESTEKKKDVEKKKRSRVKQVLADIAKQVDFWFGDANLHKDRFLREQIEKSRDGYVDISLLVSFNKMKKLTTDGKLIARALKSSAVVELDLEGTRIRRKKPLGERPKDEDERTVYVELLPKNVNHSWIERVFGKCGNVVYISIPHYKSTGDPKGFAFVEFETKEQAAKAIEFLNNPPEEAPRKPGVFPKTVKNKPIPALRVSEKKKKKKKKGRVKKEDNVQTKESNMDTSKEAACKMKRSRTTSEGSEVEITEPQKPPSKKKKKREKAETSSLPSIRTGKRKRSSSEDAECLTPRAKVKKMAQKGDVQKEASEVSKENKDLEVSTEEEKDTGDIKDGSLLKAKRKHKKKHKERHKMGEEVIPLRVLSKSEWMDLKKEYLALQKASMASLKKTISQIKLESEMETDHGVPDKSGMKNGKTDSEAPCPQEKVPATGPQFVSGVIVKIVSTEPLPGRKQVKDTLAAVSEVVYVDLLEGDTECHARFKTPADAQAVIKAYTEMKKKQCWKLEILSGDHEQRYWQKILVDRQAKLNQPREKKRGTEKLITKAEKIRLEKTQQASKHIRFSEYD encoded by the exons ATGGAAACTGAAAGTGGAAATCAGGAAAAGGCAATGGAAGAagaaagcactgaaaagaaaaaagacgtAGAAAAAAAGAAACGGTCTCGAGTTAAACAGGTGCTTGCAGATATTGCTAAGCAAGTGGACTTCTGGTTTGGAGATGCAAATCTTCACAAGGATAGATTTCTTCGAGAGCAGATAGAAAAATCTAGAGATGGAT ACGTTGACATATCACTTCTTGTGTctttcaacaaaatgaaaaaattgactACTGATGGAAAGCTAATAGCCAGAGCCCTGAAAAGTTCAGCTGTTGTAGAG CTGGATTTAGAAGGCACCAGAATCAGGAGAAAGAAGCCTCTGGGTGAGAGACCGAAGGATGAGGATGAGCGCACAGTGTATGTG GAGTTGCTTCCCAAAAACGTTAATCACAGCTGGATTGAGAGAGTTTTTGGGAAATGTGGCAATGTTGTTTATATAAGTATACCACATTATAAGTCTACTGGAGATCCAAAGGGATTTGCCTTTGTggaatttgaaacaaaagaacaagcaGCAAAAGCTATTGAG tttcttaacaACCCACCAGAAGAAGCACCAAGAAAACCTGGTGTATTTCCTAAGACAGTGAAAAATAAGCCCATTCCTGCCCTTAGAGTATCAG aaaagaaaaagaaaaagaagaaaaaaggccgAGTGAAGAAGGAAGACAACGTGCAGACCAAGGAGTCAAATATGGACACAAGCAAGGAGGCCGCCTGTAAAATGAAAAGATCCAGGACCACATCTGAGGGCTCCGAAGTAGAGATTACTGAACCCCAAAAGCCACcctcaaagaagaagaaaaaacggGAAAAAGCTGAAACATCCAGCTTACCTTCAATCAgaacagggaagaggaagagaagtagcTCCGAAGATGCGGAATGCCTAACTCCCAgagcaaaagtaaagaaaatggcTCAGAAAGGTGACGTTCAAAAAGAAGCTTCAGaagtttccaaagaaaacaaag ATTTAGAAGTCTCtactgaagaggaaaaggatacTGGGGATATAAAAGATGGATCCCTcttaaaagcaaaaaggaagcaTAAGAAAAAGCATAAAGAGAGGCATAAGATGGGAGAAGAAGTTATACCACTAAGAGTGCTATCAAA GAGCGAATGGATGGATTTGAAAAAAGAGTATTTAGCATTGCAAAAAGCCAGCatggcttctttaaaaaaaacaatatccCAAATAAAATTGGAGTCAGAAATGGAAACAGACCATGGAGTACCTGATAAGTCtggaatgaaaaatggaaaaa CAGACAGTGAAGCGCCCTGTCCCCAGGAGAAGGTTCCTGCCACGGGACCGCAGTTTGTGAGCGGCGTCATCGTGAAGATCGTCAGCACGGAGCCTCTGCCTGGCAGGAAGCAAGTCAAG GATACTTTGGCCGCAGTCTCAGAAGTTGTTTATGTTGATTTGCTGGAAGGAGACACAGAATGCCATGCTAGGTTTAAAACTCCTGCGGACGCCCAAGCGGTAATAAAGGCGTATacggaaatgaaaaagaaacagtgcTGGAAGCTCGAGATCCTGTCTG gtgATCACGAACAGAGGTATTGGCAGAAGATCTTGGTAGATAGGCAGGCCAAACTTAATCAGCCTCGTGAAAAGAAAAGAGGCACTGAGAAG ttAATCACCAAAGCTGAAAAGATTAGACTCGAAAAGACTCAACAAGCAAGTAAACACATTAGGTTTTCTGAATATGATTGA